atcttttattaGGAGGCTGTTTGCCTTTATCCACTCCTTCACTTTCCCTGAAATCCCCCACAGCAGactttcacactttcacacagtAGAGCACCCATCTCAGAGTAGAATACTAGAATTACTGGAGAGAAGAATAACAACAAAAGAGTAGTGGAAATAGCATAATAATATGTTCATCATAGCATGTGGTATTATGCAGATGAATTTAGTACATGTCCGGGCAGCTCAAGTGAAGACTTGAATGGGGAGGATTAGTACCAGATGTTCATTGGGACCCAGTGACCAGCCAATAGGGAGGAAGGCcatttggtctgtgggaggagcTCAGTGTGTCCTCTGCGCTCAAGATTCATTCTAACAGGTAGTTTAAAAACCAAATAGattaacagcagcagtgaggCAGTAAGTAGAGAGGTTGTTATCCTGTGAGGAGCGCTCTCTCGATCAGGCAGCAGGCTACAACGAAgacatttcttttacatttttggttCTGGATATGCCCGGACGCTGTTCTCCAGCATGCTGAGTAGGAAAGGTTACTGTGCGGGGATGATGAGCGCTGCAGTCGGAGTGGACCGCAGCAGGGTCGGAGAGAGGCTGCAGGCTGCTCTGGCCGGACTGCAGGAGCTGCATCTgctgaaggacagacagagcgACATGGTGAGCTGGGCACTCAGAGTGGACCGAGAGGAGCCGGTGACTTCTGTCCACGATGGACCGGAGGATCCCAGGACGATGGGAGCTGAGGAACAGCGGCTGGAGGCGACTCTTACAGCCCTGAAGCAACAGCTGGTAGGaagttatttaaatgaaacgCCATAAAACAGAATCATTAAAATACCTCTCAGGGATTATGTGGATGTGGTAGATTTTATAAGGTTACACCATAATAATCACATTTGTACTATAGTTTTTTATATCTTTGAGACTTAGGCTACATTACTTTCCCCCAAAAATGTACAGGAATAAAATCAGCCGTGTGAATCCTGTCGTCAGCTGATGCTCATGTGCATCCAGTCTTCAATTATTACCAAACACACTTTCATACTCTCAGCTGGGGGTAGGAAGTAGGATAGGTGTCATAAATCAAGGTTCATTGCTAGAGCAGAGGATTGTAGTTGTGTGTGCACGCTGCACTGCAGGGGGGCACCCGCAATCATTAACCACTAATGCCAGGAAattaaaaagggaaagaagaaaaaaaaagatggcgATGTGGTTTTTCAGTGGTGGATATTTTGCTGTGAATGACACTCAGTAAGAGTCTCAGCCCATATAGGCCTCTTGAGTGCTGCTGACAACTGGCTGTGTGGATTTTTTCCATGACAAGCTTTTTCCATGTTGCTGCCAttataacaggaagtgaagggaTTAAGGTGCTATGCCTGACTTGCAATGGAACTGTGCAAATGCACTGGAGGATAAAATGTACATTAGTGTTCTTCAGTCACCCAAATTACAATCTCAACCCATCTAACAAGACACCAGTAGATACATGTAAAGCAGATGTTGAAACCTTTTACTTTAAGTTTAAATAGAAATCAACTCACCTAAATTGATCTTACATGAGAATTAATCATAATTAAATGCCACATTTTGCACTTAATGACCCACAGGCCTTATTTTGAGAACAACTGTAACAGTAAAAGCAGCAAAGCAAACAGTCCTTCATCCCAACCCCCAAGCTCTCGTCCTCTAGTAGTTTACACAATGGCCAGGCCCTCGCTGTGGGGGAGAAATGAGTTACCCACCACTGCTTCTGCCATGCCCCCCCATGTCCTGCTGGGGTTAATCATCAGCCACAGCTGGGTcgattttgtttttcagatggCTGTACATTAGAGCATCCTTTGTCTAAACAGGCGTTTCTCAATGAAATTATAGTTTTGCTTACCTACATCCTGACCTTTCTGCTTCATTTTCCTTGTTCATACATTGAGAGAAAGCACTGAACACGAACCTGTACAGAGaatgtttatgtatttgcaTGCATGTGGGTGTGCCAGGATCTCTCTTGTTTTTCCAGACTTGCCTTCTGGTTTAGCTGATCCTGCACATATTTTTTAGGTTTGGCTAAACTGTTATGCCTTGCTTGTTTTGTAGTCTCGTCTTCGGAAGCAGGATGTAGGCCTGAAGACACACTTGCAGCAGCTGGACCAACAGATCAGTGAGCTGAAGCTGGACGTGAGCAAAGCCTCTACAGAGCAGCTGGAGAGTGACAGCAGGCCAAGTTCAGGTTTGTAGGCACACACCCTTAAAGAGCCCTACTGTTTACTTCCTTGTAATAAAGCATACACCCAGTCTATCACATGAATCTTGAttccttaaaaaaataataatgcgTTTATTGTTCCTGCTCTCTTCAGGTTTCTATGAGCTCAGCGATGGTGGCTCTTGTTCACTGTCCAACTCCTGCACCTCAGTGTACAGCGAGTGTCTGTCATCCTCCCAGACGagccttctcctccctcccatgAGTCCTGCTAATACTCACATTAGCCCACCTTTACAAGCAGATGTTTGCCGTCGGCGTTCAGCTGATGAGAGCACTACCCAACCCAACCCTCCACGTGCCACAGGCTTTCATCTCGGGAGCAGCAGAATCCGAGCAAGTACTACTGGCACCGAGAAGGCACGACCAAGACCTGTGTCAACAGGTAAATATATCTCTCAAATCTCTTATTTAAGTCATGTGTCGAAATGGGAGTGATGCAACTGTTACTAAGCAACTCAACATGTATTTTCCTGCATAATAACGTGTAATTCTTCATTGAATTTGGGATTTGAAAGGTAAACCAGTATTTTTGTGTTGCTCATGTGTTTATCAGGTGATCTCGATAGGATGATGGCCCAAGGACAGAGCTACTACAAATCTGTGGATGCAAAGAAACCCTCCATGTGCCACAACCCAAAGATCTCCACAGTGGACCCCAAGTTCCAGAGCAACCTGGTGTCCCGCAGTGGGACTGAAGTGTATCAATACCCGAGCCCCCTGCATGCTGTGGCTCTCCAGAGCCCAATCTTTTCTCATGGGCCCGAACCAAACACACCTGGACTTCTCGAGGGGCACGTGAATGGTTCTGACACCCCCCAAAAGGCACAAATGGGTTACATTGACAAGCTCCTCCAGCGCAGCTTGAGCAAAATGAGTGAAATGGGCACAGAGACTCTGCAGTCACACAGCGACTATCTCAGGAAGCCCACTGAGGTTGTAACTGTGTTTCCTGAGGTGTCTCAGAAAGAGGTGTCCCAGCTGCAGCCTCTTCCAGCCCAGACCACAAGCATCATACCACTAGATAACAACCAGAAGAGGCACTGCATGACATATTTCAGTCAAGACACAGCTGATAACGAAAACCACAAACAATCAGTGAGAGCTCTGGAGATTTCATACCGGTGCTCCTATCCTACTGCCACGAGAGAGTACAGCTCTGATGAGGTCACCACTTCATCCTTGAGGAGAAATGACAAAACACAGGGAGAATATGGTAGCATAGCGAGAAGCCATTCAGAGAAGAGATGTGGCGATAATCCAGAAACAAGGCCATTAGAGAGGAAGGGCCACAGGCAGAGACCAGCCATGGCTCACAGCTCCAGCACAGAGGAGAGTCAAGGCTTTGAGAATCACACAGCTTCCCCTGAGTTCGTCCATGCAAAATTTGTCCCCGCTGGTTCTCAGAGGGTCAAAGTGAGACAGGCAGACCGTAAAACCAAAGCTGTAAAACTCAAGAGAAAAAACGGTGAGAAGCCTCGAGCAatgaggcagcaacatggctaCTCCTCCGGTGAAAGGACCAGAGAGAGCAGTGGATCCAAGGGAGAACCGAGAAGATCAGGAAAAGGAAAGGTGATCCAGAAATGTCAACCAGAGGAACGCAGACAGGGCTCAGGCTCAGACTCAAGCCATTGTGGCCCAGTACTGATGCACACCCATAAGGTTTATCCTAAGCCGAACCCCATCCCTGCTGTTACCAAATCCAGCAAGAGCCGCAGACTGCAGAGTGTGGAGTATGAGCAGCCTgtagagcagaggaggaggagacaaggGGCTTCCAAGTGGCCATCTGATGTGGAGATGTTCCAGGCCTCGTGTGCTCAACGTCAGAGGTCAAAAGAGCCACATGCTCAGGCACCAGGGAGCATGCAGATGGTTCGCAGTATGAGTGCCAGGCCAGGGCAGTGGGTAGGATCTCCTCGCCCCTTCCAATCCTCCATGTCCTCAAACTCATTCCTCCACAATCTCAATGCCAGATATCCTCCAGCTCCCTTCCATATGTCAGTCCACTACCCACCCAGATGTGAGTCTGAGTACTCAGCTGAATGCGC
This portion of the Scomber japonicus isolate fScoJap1 chromosome 14, fScoJap1.pri, whole genome shotgun sequence genome encodes:
- the dact2 gene encoding dapper homolog 2; its protein translation is MLSRKGYCAGMMSAAVGVDRSRVGERLQAALAGLQELHLLKDRQSDMVSWALRVDREEPVTSVHDGPEDPRTMGAEEQRLEATLTALKQQLSRLRKQDVGLKTHLQQLDQQISELKLDVSKASTEQLESDSRPSSGFYELSDGGSCSLSNSCTSVYSECLSSSQTSLLLPPMSPANTHISPPLQADVCRRRSADESTTQPNPPRATGFHLGSSRIRASTTGTEKARPRPVSTGDLDRMMAQGQSYYKSVDAKKPSMCHNPKISTVDPKFQSNLVSRSGTEVYQYPSPLHAVALQSPIFSHGPEPNTPGLLEGHVNGSDTPQKAQMGYIDKLLQRSLSKMSEMGTETLQSHSDYLRKPTEVVTVFPEVSQKEVSQLQPLPAQTTSIIPLDNNQKRHCMTYFSQDTADNENHKQSVRALEISYRCSYPTATREYSSDEVTTSSLRRNDKTQGEYGSIARSHSEKRCGDNPETRPLERKGHRQRPAMAHSSSTEESQGFENHTASPEFVHAKFVPAGSQRVKVRQADRKTKAVKLKRKNGEKPRAMRQQHGYSSGERTRESSGSKGEPRRSGKGKVIQKCQPEERRQGSGSDSSHCGPVLMHTHKVYPKPNPIPAVTKSSKSRRLQSVEYEQPVEQRRRRQGASKWPSDVEMFQASCAQRQRSKEPHAQAPGSMQMVRSMSARPGQWVGSPRPFQSSMSSNSFLHNLNARYPPAPFHMSVHYPPRCESEYSAECASLFHSTIAESSEGEMSDNTTNRFGDSESSQSFQSLSDSDSSLSLDEGDQVDSHEEEGGLVWAEAALGPTAAGQPLQQLPRPEPSACRIKASRALKKKIRRFQPASLKVMTLV